One part of the Streptomyces lydicus genome encodes these proteins:
- a CDS encoding MFS transporter codes for MNVSTGTNSPTTRQPVATTGGSGSGVRIGVLVTALLAACFAFQLNASMLSPALKNIEDTLGASSAEIGLTQTAFFTSAALFSLFLPRLGDVIGRRRVLAGMLGLMVVGCVIAALATSVPMLFAGRVVQGVSGPVVPLCLIMLRVEVQEPKRYGTLLGVITAVNGGIAGVDSLAGGYLADNHGFGSVFWAMAVVAALACVLVATLTPESRAPVADPDSGSGAAGAARMDWPGVALLVVSVGSLLTALNEAGKLAAADWSLIAVLVVVSAVAFALFWRTEDRSSHPLVATRHLKQRATWATLLTTVLTMTGVFAVMNGLIPAFAQDAQAGLGMSAEQSAWWTLSPYALAGLAMGPLAGRLAATFGYGRVLRLGLVGSVATVVLMLLTMHSHSHVLLLVTSVLVGVAYAGVANIVLNGLGIVLSPRDNPGFLPGLNAGAFNLGAGLSFAVLYAVKTAVQPADPSSAGGYTAGMIAGVVILAAAIATSFLIPKPVAAEAQD; via the coding sequence ATGAACGTGTCCACCGGTACGAACTCCCCCACCACCCGGCAGCCCGTGGCAACGACGGGCGGCAGCGGTTCCGGCGTCCGCATAGGCGTGCTGGTCACCGCGCTGCTCGCGGCGTGCTTCGCGTTCCAGCTCAACGCGAGCATGCTCAGCCCGGCGCTGAAGAACATCGAGGACACCCTCGGCGCCAGCTCCGCCGAGATCGGCCTCACCCAGACCGCCTTCTTCACCTCGGCGGCGCTGTTCTCCCTGTTCCTGCCGCGGCTGGGCGACGTCATCGGACGGCGGCGGGTGCTGGCGGGCATGCTCGGCCTGATGGTCGTCGGCTGCGTCATCGCGGCGCTGGCGACCAGCGTGCCGATGCTCTTCGCCGGCCGCGTCGTCCAGGGCGTCAGCGGCCCCGTCGTCCCGCTGTGCCTGATCATGCTGCGGGTGGAGGTGCAGGAACCGAAGCGGTACGGCACCCTGCTCGGCGTGATCACCGCGGTCAACGGCGGGATCGCCGGCGTCGACTCGCTCGCCGGCGGCTACCTCGCCGACAACCACGGCTTCGGTTCGGTCTTCTGGGCGATGGCGGTCGTCGCGGCCCTCGCCTGCGTGCTGGTGGCCACCCTGACTCCCGAGTCCAGGGCCCCGGTCGCGGACCCGGACTCCGGGTCCGGCGCGGCGGGCGCCGCCCGGATGGACTGGCCGGGCGTCGCGCTGCTGGTGGTCTCGGTCGGCTCGCTGCTGACCGCGCTCAACGAGGCGGGCAAGCTGGCCGCCGCCGACTGGTCGCTGATCGCCGTGCTGGTCGTGGTGTCCGCGGTCGCCTTCGCGCTGTTCTGGCGCACCGAGGACCGCAGCAGTCACCCGCTGGTCGCGACCCGGCACCTCAAGCAGCGCGCCACGTGGGCGACCCTGCTGACCACCGTGCTCACCATGACCGGGGTGTTCGCCGTCATGAACGGTCTGATCCCGGCCTTCGCCCAGGACGCCCAGGCGGGTCTCGGGATGAGCGCCGAGCAGTCGGCCTGGTGGACGCTGTCCCCGTACGCGCTCGCCGGACTGGCCATGGGGCCGCTGGCCGGCCGGCTCGCCGCCACCTTCGGCTACGGCCGCGTGCTGCGGCTGGGCCTGGTCGGCTCGGTCGCCACGGTCGTGCTGATGCTGCTGACGATGCACAGCCACTCGCACGTCCTGCTGCTGGTGACCTCCGTCCTCGTGGGCGTCGCCTACGCGGGGGTGGCGAACATCGTCCTCAACGGGCTGGGCATCGTGCTCTCCCCGCGCGACAACCCGGGCTTCCTGCCGGGCCTGAACGCGGGCGCGTTCAACCTCGGTGCCGGGCTGAGCTTCGCGGTGCTCTACGCCGTGAAGACCGCCGTGCAGCCGGCCGACCCGTCGTCGGCCGGCGGCTACACCGCCGGCATGATCGCGGGCGTAGTCATCCTGGCCGCGGCCATCGCCACGTCCTTCCTGATCCCGAAGCCGGTGGCGGCCGAGGCGCAGGACTGA
- a CDS encoding LPFR motif small protein, whose amino-acid sequence MLKAIADVLSQIGGAVATVVTLPFRAVARLFGGASASARGHH is encoded by the coding sequence ATGCTGAAGGCGATCGCAGACGTGCTGAGCCAGATCGGTGGTGCTGTCGCCACCGTCGTCACCCTGCCGTTCCGGGCCGTGGCCCGGCTCTTCGGCGGCGCGTCGGCCAGCGCCCGCGGACACCACTGA
- a CDS encoding DUF2795 domain-containing protein codes for MEHGTDKTGPARDDMMKRQLRGQLTAERSLRTSEEHELQPAGEDQPVAAWSPESTFRGGTPSGMTEQDVGLRSELAQHLGRSLYPADKNTIIETLRRNNAPDRLVGMAERLPAHERFGNVQSIAEAVGIHTEHHRA; via the coding sequence ATGGAACACGGAACGGACAAGACCGGCCCCGCCCGCGACGACATGATGAAGCGGCAGCTGCGCGGACAGCTGACCGCGGAGCGCTCGCTGCGCACGAGCGAGGAGCACGAGCTCCAGCCGGCCGGCGAGGACCAGCCGGTGGCCGCCTGGTCGCCCGAGAGCACCTTCCGGGGCGGCACCCCGAGCGGGATGACCGAGCAGGATGTGGGGCTGCGTTCCGAGCTCGCCCAGCACCTCGGCCGGAGCCTCTACCCGGCCGACAAGAACACGATCATCGAGACCCTGCGGCGCAACAATGCCCCGGACCGGCTGGTCGGCATGGCCGAGCGGCTGCCCGCCCACGAGCGTTTCGGCAATGTGCAGAGCATCGCCGAGGCCGTGGGGATCCACACCGAGCACCACCGCGCCTGA
- a CDS encoding DUF5709 domain-containing protein, producing the protein MSDDAMGDEVYQPPSSDPQDNPNDLDMEDALDEPGLDETLDTGYSPPERPFVVNHDGTTARELHDRERLDHRLSVELPDVSPPDGDGIGDLPGGVGEPVDLQCGDERAGRLVGSDEGFWRGGSNDVSARDVGIDGGAASAEEAAVHIVHDNAGEGELES; encoded by the coding sequence ATGTCCGATGACGCGATGGGCGACGAGGTCTATCAGCCGCCCAGCTCCGATCCCCAGGACAACCCCAACGACCTGGACATGGAGGACGCCCTCGACGAGCCCGGTCTCGACGAGACGCTCGATACCGGCTACTCGCCTCCGGAGCGGCCGTTCGTGGTGAACCACGACGGGACCACGGCACGGGAGCTGCACGACCGCGAGCGGCTCGACCACCGCCTGTCGGTGGAACTGCCCGACGTCAGTCCGCCCGACGGCGACGGCATCGGCGACCTGCCGGGCGGGGTGGGTGAACCGGTGGATCTCCAGTGCGGCGACGAGCGGGCCGGCCGGCTGGTGGGCTCCGACGAGGGGTTCTGGCGCGGCGGCAGCAACGACGTCTCCGCCCGGGACGTGGGCATCGACGGCGGTGCCGCGTCGGCGGAAGAGGCGGCGGTGCACATCGTCCACGACAATGCGGGGGAAGGGGAGTTGGAAAGCTGA
- a CDS encoding cysteine hydrolase family protein, with amino-acid sequence MPKTALIVIDMLNSYEHEDAELLLPSVRTALPQITALLDRARGRGIEVIYVNDNFGLWRSHHDELLDAVLGGPHADLVEPVRPDEKSLFVVKARHSIFYQTPLEYLLRQRGIETVVLCGQVTEQCVLYSALDAHIRHFSVTVVEDACAPIHQDLAAAALRMMERNMQANVLRAGDEEVFAR; translated from the coding sequence ATGCCGAAGACCGCCCTGATCGTCATCGACATGCTCAACTCCTACGAACACGAGGACGCGGAACTGCTCCTGCCGTCGGTCCGCACGGCGCTGCCGCAGATCACCGCACTCCTGGACCGGGCCAGGGGAAGGGGCATCGAGGTCATCTACGTCAACGACAACTTCGGGCTGTGGCGTTCGCACCACGACGAACTCCTCGACGCGGTGCTCGGCGGCCCGCACGCCGACCTGGTGGAGCCGGTCCGGCCGGACGAGAAATCCCTGTTCGTGGTGAAGGCGCGGCACTCGATCTTCTATCAAACGCCGCTGGAATACCTGCTGCGCCAGCGCGGTATCGAGACCGTCGTGCTCTGCGGCCAGGTCACCGAGCAGTGCGTGCTCTATTCCGCGCTCGACGCCCATATCCGGCACTTCTCCGTCACCGTCGTCGAGGACGCCTGCGCGCCCATTCACCAGGATCTCGCCGCGGCCGCGCTGCGCATGATGGAGCGCAATATGCAGGCGAATGTCCTGCGCGCCGGTGACGAGGAAGTCTTCGCCCGCTGA
- a CDS encoding DNA polymerase ligase N-terminal domain-containing protein, with the protein MSGRNGLTTYRDKRHFDRTREPEGAQTPSGDEPCFVVQIHDASTLHFDFRLEVDGVLKSWSVPKGPSTDPHDKRLAMPTEDHPLEYREFEGVIPEGEYGAGTVIVWDEGSYHPLTSHKKGRAGSFSEALEAGHASFWLDGSKLHGGYALTRFRSGEGPGKRESWLLVKENDDRAGRGGTPDARRARSVRSGRTLKRVTADEAGGAADG; encoded by the coding sequence GTGAGCGGCAGGAACGGACTGACGACCTACCGGGACAAACGGCACTTCGACCGGACCCGCGAGCCGGAGGGCGCGCAGACGCCCTCCGGGGACGAGCCGTGCTTCGTCGTGCAGATCCATGACGCCAGCACCCTGCACTTCGACTTCCGGCTGGAGGTCGACGGGGTGCTGAAGTCCTGGTCGGTGCCCAAGGGCCCGTCCACCGACCCGCACGACAAGCGGCTGGCGATGCCCACCGAGGACCATCCGCTGGAGTACCGGGAATTCGAGGGCGTCATCCCGGAGGGGGAGTACGGCGCGGGCACCGTGATCGTCTGGGACGAGGGCAGCTACCACCCGCTGACCAGCCACAAGAAGGGCCGCGCCGGCTCGTTCAGCGAGGCCCTGGAGGCGGGCCACGCCTCCTTCTGGCTCGACGGCAGCAAGCTGCACGGCGGCTACGCGCTCACCCGGTTCCGCTCCGGCGAGGGCCCCGGAAAACGGGAGTCCTGGCTGCTGGTGAAGGAGAACGACGACCGGGCCGGGCGGGGCGGCACCCCCGACGCCCGGCGCGCCCGGTCCGTGCGCAGCGGCCGCACCCTCAAGCGGGTGACCGCCGACGAGGCCGGGGGAGCAGCCGATGGGTGA
- the fdh gene encoding formate dehydrogenase, with protein sequence MGMRRMLRSWPVYRQLTGGDPLGRGRAAMSGPTEALRPRTGTADRVVASVCPYCAVGCGQQVYVKDDKVVQIEGDPDSPISRGRLCPKGSATLQLTTGESRRHQVLYRRPYGTQWEPLDLDTAMDMIAERVIELRRDTWQWEEDGRRVARTLGIASLGGATLDNEENYLIKKLMTGLGVVQVENQARVCHSSTVAGLGTSFGRGGATTFMQDLQHADCIVIEGSNFAEAHPVGFQWVMEAKARGARIIHVDPRFSRTSALADLHVPIRAGTDIAFLGGIINHVLTEEKDFREYVLAYTNAASLVSEDFRDTEDLGGVFSGLDEEGHRYDPASWQYEGTDVQAPAGDVEQLHDRKLHDTQDAHAAPGSAEAHGSGGAQAHPRAPRDPSLQHPRCVYQILKRHFARYTPKAVERICGVPPETFRQVCDALTENSGRDRTSAFAYAVGWTQHSVGTQYIRAASILQLLLGNIGRPGGGIQALRGHASIQGSSDIPTLFNLLPGYLPMPQAHAHEDLESFVAASRTEKGFWGDMRAYFVSLLKAYYGDAATPENDFCFDHLPRLTGSHSTYDTVMAQLDGACRGYFLMGENPAVGSANTRLQRLGMAKLDWLVVRDFSLIESATWWQDGPEIETGELRTEDIGTEVFFLPAASHTEKSGSFTNTNRWLQWHHAAVEPRGDARSDLWFTYHLGRLIKEKLAASRDPMDTMIQDLTWDYPEEGPLREPVAAAVLAEINGHGPDGALLSAYTQLKDDGSTRCGCWIYCGVFADGVNRAARRTPHTEQDWVAAEWAWSWPANRRILYNRASAAPDGTPWSPRKAYLWWDADAGRWTGHDVPDFVPDRAPDHVPPPEATGADALRGDDPFIMQADGKGWLYAPSGLLDGPLPTHYEPQDSPFPNALYPDHQRSPTKQRYFREGNRYHPSGDEPGAEVYPYVLTTHRLTEHFTAGGMSRWSSHLSELQPELFCEVSPKLAAERGLEHNGWATLITARNAIEARVAVTDRIKTLTVHGREVHQIGLPFHWGPNGVVTGDAANELVAISLDPNSHIQEDKALTADIRPGRRPRGPALSRLVADYRRRAGITEHTGKDPRP encoded by the coding sequence ATGGGCATGCGGAGGATGCTGCGCAGCTGGCCCGTGTACCGGCAGCTCACCGGCGGTGACCCGCTGGGCCGCGGGCGCGCCGCGATGTCCGGGCCCACCGAGGCGCTGCGGCCGCGCACCGGCACCGCGGACCGGGTGGTGGCGTCGGTCTGCCCGTACTGCGCGGTCGGCTGCGGGCAGCAGGTGTACGTCAAGGACGACAAGGTGGTGCAGATCGAGGGCGACCCCGACTCGCCGATCAGCCGGGGGCGGCTGTGCCCCAAGGGGTCGGCGACGCTGCAGCTGACGACCGGGGAGTCGCGGCGCCACCAGGTGCTCTACCGGCGGCCCTACGGGACGCAGTGGGAGCCGCTGGACCTCGACACCGCCATGGACATGATCGCCGAGCGGGTGATCGAGCTGCGCCGCGACACCTGGCAGTGGGAGGAGGACGGCCGGCGGGTCGCCCGGACCCTCGGCATCGCCAGCCTGGGCGGCGCGACCCTCGACAACGAGGAGAACTACCTGATCAAGAAGCTGATGACCGGGCTCGGCGTGGTCCAGGTGGAGAACCAGGCACGGGTCTGCCACAGCTCCACGGTCGCGGGCCTGGGCACCTCGTTCGGCCGGGGCGGCGCGACCACCTTCATGCAGGACCTCCAGCACGCCGACTGCATCGTCATCGAGGGCTCCAACTTCGCCGAGGCGCACCCGGTGGGCTTCCAGTGGGTGATGGAGGCCAAGGCCAGGGGCGCGCGGATCATCCACGTCGACCCGCGTTTCAGCCGCACCAGCGCGCTGGCCGATCTGCACGTGCCGATCCGGGCCGGCACCGACATCGCCTTCCTGGGCGGGATCATCAACCACGTCCTCACCGAGGAGAAGGACTTCCGCGAGTACGTCCTCGCCTACACCAACGCCGCCTCCCTCGTCAGCGAGGACTTCCGCGACACCGAGGACCTCGGGGGTGTCTTCTCCGGGCTGGACGAAGAGGGCCACCGCTACGACCCGGCGAGCTGGCAGTACGAGGGCACCGACGTGCAGGCCCCGGCCGGCGACGTCGAGCAGCTGCACGACCGGAAGCTGCATGACACCCAGGACGCGCACGCGGCACCGGGGTCCGCCGAGGCACACGGCTCGGGCGGCGCGCAGGCACACCCCCGGGCCCCGCGCGACCCGTCCCTGCAACACCCCCGCTGCGTCTACCAGATCCTCAAGCGGCACTTCGCCCGTTACACCCCCAAGGCGGTCGAGCGGATCTGCGGGGTGCCGCCCGAGACCTTCCGGCAGGTGTGCGACGCGCTGACCGAGAACTCCGGGCGCGACCGCACCAGCGCGTTCGCCTACGCGGTGGGCTGGACCCAGCACTCGGTCGGCACGCAGTACATCCGGGCCGCGAGCATCCTCCAGCTGCTGCTCGGCAACATCGGCCGTCCCGGGGGCGGCATCCAGGCGCTGCGCGGCCACGCCTCCATCCAGGGCTCCAGTGACATCCCCACGCTCTTCAACCTGCTGCCGGGCTACCTCCCGATGCCGCAGGCGCACGCTCACGAGGACCTGGAGTCGTTCGTCGCGGCGAGCCGTACCGAAAAGGGCTTCTGGGGCGACATGCGGGCGTACTTCGTCAGCCTGCTCAAGGCGTACTACGGCGATGCCGCGACCCCGGAGAACGACTTCTGCTTCGACCACCTGCCGCGGCTGACGGGGTCGCACAGCACCTACGACACCGTCATGGCACAGCTGGACGGCGCCTGCCGGGGCTACTTCCTCATGGGCGAGAACCCCGCCGTCGGGTCCGCCAACACCCGTCTCCAGCGCCTGGGCATGGCGAAGCTGGACTGGCTGGTGGTACGCGACTTCTCGCTCATCGAGTCGGCGACGTGGTGGCAGGACGGCCCCGAGATCGAGACCGGTGAGCTGCGTACCGAGGACATCGGGACGGAGGTCTTCTTCCTGCCCGCCGCCTCGCACACCGAGAAGTCCGGCTCCTTCACCAACACCAACCGCTGGCTCCAGTGGCACCACGCCGCCGTCGAGCCGCGGGGCGACGCCCGCAGCGACCTGTGGTTCACGTACCACCTGGGCCGGCTCATCAAGGAGAAGCTGGCCGCCTCCCGCGATCCGATGGACACCATGATCCAGGACCTGACCTGGGACTATCCGGAGGAGGGGCCGCTGCGGGAACCGGTCGCCGCGGCCGTGCTGGCCGAGATCAACGGGCACGGCCCGGACGGCGCGCTGCTGAGTGCCTACACCCAGCTCAAGGACGACGGTTCGACCCGCTGCGGCTGCTGGATCTACTGCGGGGTCTTCGCGGACGGCGTCAACCGTGCCGCCCGTCGCACACCGCACACCGAGCAGGACTGGGTCGCCGCCGAATGGGCGTGGTCCTGGCCGGCGAACCGCCGCATCCTCTACAACCGCGCCTCCGCCGCCCCCGACGGCACACCCTGGAGCCCGCGGAAGGCGTATCTGTGGTGGGACGCCGACGCCGGCCGCTGGACCGGCCACGACGTACCGGACTTCGTTCCCGACCGGGCCCCGGACCATGTGCCGCCGCCCGAGGCCACCGGCGCGGACGCGCTGCGCGGCGACGACCCGTTCATCATGCAGGCGGACGGCAAGGGCTGGCTCTACGCGCCGTCCGGGCTGCTCGACGGGCCGCTGCCCACCCACTACGAGCCGCAGGACTCCCCGTTCCCCAACGCCCTCTACCCCGACCACCAGCGCTCCCCCACCAAGCAGCGCTACTTCCGCGAGGGCAACCGCTACCACCCCAGCGGCGACGAACCGGGCGCCGAGGTCTACCCGTACGTGCTCACCACCCACCGCCTCACCGAGCACTTCACGGCGGGCGGGATGAGCCGCTGGTCGTCCCACCTGTCCGAGCTGCAGCCGGAGCTGTTCTGCGAGGTGTCGCCGAAGCTCGCCGCCGAGCGCGGGCTGGAGCACAACGGGTGGGCCACCCTCATCACCGCGCGCAACGCCATCGAGGCGCGGGTGGCGGTCACCGACCGGATCAAGACGCTGACCGTGCACGGCCGCGAGGTGCACCAGATCGGTCTGCCGTTCCACTGGGGCCCCAACGGGGTCGTCACCGGCGACGCGGCCAACGAGCTGGTCGCCATCTCACTGGACCCCAACTCCCACATCCAGGAGGACAAGGCGCTCACCGCCGACATCCGCCCGGGCCGCCGGCCACGCGGCCCCGCCCTGTCCCGCCTGGTGGCCGACTACCGCCGCCGGGCGGGCATCACCGAGCACACCGGGAAGGACCCACGGCCATGA
- a CDS encoding 4Fe-4S dicluster domain-containing protein — protein MTDSQLSGPEPDPAGDAGHAGHPPRVGFFTDTSVCIGCKACEVACKEWNALSEDGFTLTGMSYDNTAGLGASTWRHVAFIEQSAPPVPAPEGRRELPLVQDASQSAGGEFRWLMSSDVCKHCTHAACLDVCPTGSLFRTEFGTVVVQEDICNGCGYCVPACPYGVIEQRPSDGRAFKCTLCYDRLGAGQEPACAKACPTESIQFGPLDELRERAALRVDQLHAAGVPEARLYGHDPTDGVGGDGAFFLLLDEPEVYGLPPDPVVTTRDLPAMWKHAAAAALSLAGGVALSFALPALARGKAQVRR, from the coding sequence ATGACGGACAGCCAGCTCAGCGGCCCGGAACCGGATCCGGCCGGCGACGCCGGTCACGCCGGCCACCCGCCCCGGGTGGGGTTCTTCACCGACACCTCCGTCTGCATCGGCTGCAAGGCGTGCGAGGTGGCGTGCAAGGAGTGGAACGCCCTCTCGGAGGACGGGTTCACGCTCACCGGCATGTCGTACGACAACACCGCCGGCCTCGGGGCGTCGACCTGGCGGCACGTGGCCTTCATCGAGCAGTCGGCGCCACCGGTGCCCGCCCCCGAGGGCCGCCGGGAACTCCCGCTGGTCCAGGACGCCTCGCAGTCGGCCGGCGGGGAGTTCCGCTGGCTGATGTCCTCCGACGTCTGCAAGCACTGCACCCACGCGGCCTGCCTCGACGTCTGCCCGACCGGCTCGCTGTTCCGCACCGAGTTCGGCACCGTCGTCGTGCAGGAGGACATCTGCAACGGCTGCGGCTACTGCGTACCCGCCTGCCCCTACGGCGTCATCGAGCAACGCCCCTCCGACGGGCGGGCGTTCAAGTGCACGCTGTGCTACGACCGGCTCGGCGCCGGGCAGGAGCCGGCGTGCGCGAAGGCGTGCCCGACCGAGTCGATCCAGTTCGGCCCGCTGGACGAGCTGCGCGAGCGGGCCGCGCTGCGGGTGGACCAACTGCACGCCGCGGGCGTGCCCGAGGCGCGGCTCTACGGCCACGACCCCACGGACGGGGTCGGCGGCGACGGGGCGTTCTTCCTGCTGCTGGACGAGCCGGAGGTGTACGGGCTGCCGCCGGACCCGGTGGTCACGACCCGGGACCTGCCGGCCATGTGGAAGCACGCGGCTGCCGCCGCGCTGTCGCTGGCGGGCGGTGTCGCGCTGTCCTTCGCGCTGCCCGCGCTCGCCCGGGGAAAGGCACAGGTACGGCGATGA
- the nrfD gene encoding NrfD/PsrC family molybdoenzyme membrane anchor subunit yields the protein MFPRAEFGSYYGRPIIKAPSWAARDIAGYFFLGGLAGAGSVLAAGAQLTGRTGLATGMKVSSLAAVSLSAAALINDLGRPSRFANMLRVLKPTSPMSVGSWLLSGYGPAAGAAALSAVTGRLPRAGAAATATAALLGPAVATYTAVLAADTAVPAWHGAHRELPYLFAASATAAAAGMALVLAPPHENTPARCAAVLAAAADAVATRAAERRLGMVAETYREGRAGRLLRCAEVLTCGAAATAALVGRRHRPAAVAAGLALLTGSACTRFGVFAAGIASAEDPAYTVVPQRTTQGATAPPSE from the coding sequence ATGTTCCCCCGCGCGGAGTTCGGCTCCTACTACGGCCGTCCCATCATCAAGGCCCCGTCGTGGGCGGCCAGGGACATCGCCGGGTACTTCTTCCTCGGCGGGCTGGCCGGTGCGGGCTCGGTGCTCGCCGCGGGCGCCCAGCTGACCGGCCGGACCGGCCTGGCGACCGGGATGAAGGTCTCGTCCCTCGCGGCGGTGTCGCTCTCCGCCGCGGCGCTCATCAACGACCTCGGCCGCCCGAGCCGGTTCGCCAACATGCTGCGGGTGCTGAAGCCCACCTCGCCGATGAGCGTCGGCTCGTGGCTGCTCAGCGGGTACGGGCCGGCGGCCGGGGCGGCGGCGCTCAGCGCGGTCACCGGACGGCTGCCCCGGGCGGGTGCCGCCGCCACCGCGACCGCCGCGCTGCTGGGGCCGGCAGTGGCCACGTACACCGCGGTCCTCGCGGCGGACACCGCCGTACCGGCCTGGCACGGCGCGCACCGCGAACTGCCCTACCTCTTCGCCGCCTCCGCGACCGCCGCGGCCGCCGGCATGGCACTGGTGCTGGCTCCCCCGCACGAGAACACCCCGGCCCGCTGCGCCGCTGTGCTGGCGGCCGCCGCCGACGCGGTGGCGACCCGGGCGGCCGAGCGGCGCCTGGGCATGGTGGCGGAGACCTACCGCGAGGGGCGGGCGGGACGGCTGCTGCGCTGCGCCGAGGTGCTGACCTGCGGGGCCGCGGCGACCGCGGCACTCGTGGGCCGCCGCCACCGCCCGGCGGCCGTCGCCGCCGGTCTGGCGCTGCTCACCGGCTCGGCCTGTACCCGCTTCGGCGTCTTCGCGGCCGGTATCGCCTCCGCGGAGGACCCCGCGTACACGGTCGTCCCGCAACGCACGACCCAGGGGGCCACGGCCCCACCATCGGAATAG
- a CDS encoding NAD(P)/FAD-dependent oxidoreductase: MIVGAGFAGYNCARALSRQAKGAAEIVLLNPLDYFLYVPLLPEVAAAILEPRRVAVSLTGTLPGVRLVLGHAHGIDLDARRVTYTDPEEREGSLTYDRLVLTVGSVNKLLPIPGVTEHAHGFRGMPEALYLRDHMVRQVELAGASDDPAVRAARTTFVVVGAGYTGTEVAAHGVLFTDSLARQNVGLRDGPRPRWLLLDVADRLLPGLDERLSHTADRVLRGRGVDVRTGTSVKEATSEGVLLDDGEFIASRSLIWCVGVRPDPLVEGLGLPTDKGRLCVDAYLTVPGHPEVFACGDAAAVPDLTRPGEVTPMTAQHAQRQGKVAAHNVAASCGRGKPRAYEHRDLGFMVDLGGVQAAANPLHVPLSGPLAGAVTRGYHLMAMPGNRVRVAADWLLDAVLPRQGVHLGLVSPWSVPLDTASPEVARLPRGSDGST; encoded by the coding sequence GTGATCGTCGGAGCCGGTTTCGCCGGCTACAACTGTGCCCGCGCGCTCTCCCGGCAGGCCAAGGGAGCCGCCGAGATCGTGCTGCTCAACCCGCTCGACTACTTCTTGTACGTGCCGCTGCTGCCGGAGGTCGCGGCCGCCATCCTCGAACCCCGCCGGGTCGCGGTGTCCCTCACCGGCACCCTGCCGGGCGTCCGGCTGGTCCTCGGCCACGCCCACGGCATCGACCTCGACGCCCGCCGGGTGACGTACACCGACCCCGAGGAACGGGAGGGGTCGCTGACGTACGACCGGCTGGTGCTGACCGTCGGCAGCGTCAACAAGCTGCTGCCCATTCCCGGCGTCACCGAGCACGCCCACGGCTTCCGCGGGATGCCGGAGGCGCTGTACCTGCGCGACCACATGGTCCGTCAGGTCGAGCTGGCCGGTGCGTCCGACGACCCGGCGGTGCGGGCCGCACGGACCACGTTCGTGGTCGTCGGCGCCGGCTACACCGGTACCGAAGTCGCCGCCCACGGCGTGCTGTTCACCGATTCGCTGGCCCGCCAGAACGTCGGGCTGCGGGACGGGCCGCGCCCCCGTTGGCTGCTGCTGGACGTCGCCGACCGGCTGCTGCCGGGGCTCGACGAGCGGCTGTCGCACACCGCCGACCGGGTGCTACGGGGCCGCGGGGTGGACGTCCGTACCGGTACCTCGGTCAAGGAAGCGACGTCGGAGGGGGTGCTGCTGGACGACGGCGAGTTCATCGCCAGCCGCTCGCTCATCTGGTGCGTGGGCGTCCGGCCCGACCCGCTGGTGGAGGGGCTGGGGCTGCCCACGGACAAGGGACGGCTGTGCGTCGACGCGTACCTGACGGTGCCGGGGCATCCGGAGGTGTTCGCCTGCGGTGACGCCGCGGCGGTACCCGACCTGACCCGCCCGGGCGAGGTGACGCCGATGACCGCCCAGCACGCCCAGCGGCAGGGCAAGGTCGCGGCACACAACGTGGCCGCGTCCTGCGGCCGGGGCAAACCCCGTGCGTACGAGCACCGGGACCTGGGCTTCATGGTCGACCTCGGCGGGGTCCAGGCCGCCGCGAACCCGCTGCACGTCCCGCTCTCCGGCCCGCTCGCCGGTGCCGTCACCCGCGGCTACCACCTGATGGCGATGCCCGGGAACCGCGTCCGGGTGGCCGCCGACTGGCTGCTGGACGCGGTACTCCCCCGCCAGGGTGTCCACCTCGGCCTGGTCAGCCCCTGGTCGGTGCCGCTGGACACCGCCTCGCCGGAAGTGGCCCGGCTGCCCCGCGGCTCGGACGGATCCACGTGA
- a CDS encoding DUF6479 family protein encodes MAAANLTPTAPLAAPHVTSGALLTLVGVVIVAVLLAAFVWGRRAKTREPAPPRPEEQPRLPEGGPVGDVVENRPPDELPRTERRLSPHELKGEGTHDSSPPR; translated from the coding sequence ATGGCAGCAGCGAACCTGACCCCGACCGCACCGCTGGCGGCTCCCCACGTCACGAGCGGCGCCCTGCTCACCCTCGTCGGAGTGGTGATCGTCGCCGTGCTGCTCGCCGCCTTCGTCTGGGGACGCCGCGCCAAGACCCGCGAGCCCGCCCCGCCGCGACCCGAGGAGCAGCCGCGACTGCCGGAGGGCGGCCCGGTCGGCGACGTCGTCGAGAACCGGCCGCCCGACGAACTCCCCCGGACGGAGCGGCGGCTGAGCCCACACGAGCTGAAGGGCGAGGGCACGCATGACTCTTCGCCACCCCGCTAA